A region from the Brassica napus cultivar Da-Ae chromosome C8, Da-Ae, whole genome shotgun sequence genome encodes:
- the LOC106415978 gene encoding MLO-like protein 2 has product MADQVKERTLEETSTWAVAVVCFVLLFISIVLEHSIHKIGSWFKQKHKKALYEALEKVKAELMLLGFISLLLTIGQTPISNICISQSVASSMHPCSAAQEAEKYGKKDSGKKEGDDDEKPSRRLLLGLAESFIPRRSLATKGYDKCAEKGKVAFVSAYGIHQLHIFIFVLAVVHVIYCIVTYALGKTKMRRWKQWENETKTIEYQYANDPERFRFARDTSFGRRHLNFWSKTSITLWTVCFFRQFLGSVTKVDYLALRHGFITAHFAPGSERSFDFRKYIQRSLEEDFKTVVEISPVIWFVAVLFLLTNTNGLRSYLWLPFIPLVVILIVGTKLQVIITKLGLRIQEKGDVVRGAPVVQPGDDLFWFGRPRFILFLIHLVLFTNAFQLAFFAWSTYEFNLKNCFHESNADVVIRIVVGVVVQILCSYVTLPLYALVTQMGTKMKPTVFNERVATALKKWHHTAKKQTKHGRHSESTTPYSSRPTTPTHGSSPIHLLHNFNHRSVESFPNSPSPRYSSHHDDHQFWDPESQRQEAGPSSHHSLAHESSEKKPVLASVELPPIRTSKSLKDFSFKR; this is encoded by the exons AGAGGAGACCTCTACGTGGGCAGTCGCTGTGGTTTGCTTCGTCTTGCTGTTCATTTCCATTGTCCTTGAACACTCCATTCACAAAATTGGAAGT TGGTTCAAACAGAAGCACAAGAAGGCTCTTTATGAAGCTCTTGAAAAGGTCAAAGcag AGCTTATGCTGTTGGGATTCATATCACTACTCCTAACAATTGGACAAACACCAATCTCAAACATCTGCATCTCCCAAAGCGTTGCATCATCAATGCACCCTTGCAGCGCCGCACAAGAAGCTGAAAAATACGGCAAGAAAGACTCCGGCAAAAAAGAAGGAGACGACGATGAAAAACCCAGTCGCAGACTTCTCCTTGGGTTAGCTGAGTCTTTTATCCCTAGACGAAGTTTAGCCACCAAAGGTTATGACAAATGCGCTGAGAAG GGGAAAGTGGCTTTTGTATCTGCCTATGGAATCCACCAGCTGCATATATTCATCTTCGTGCTCGCCGTGGTTCATGTTATCTACTGCATTGTTACTTATGCTCTTGGAAAGACCAAG ATGAGGAGGTGGAAGCAGTGGGAGAATGAGACCAAGACTATAGAGTATCAGTACGCCAACG ATCCTGAGAGGTTCAGGTTTGCGAGGGACACATCTTTTGGAAGAAGACATCTCAATTTCTGGAGCAAGACTAGCATTACGCTATGGACAGTGTGTTTTTTCAGACAGTTCCTTGGAtctgtcaccaaagttgactacTTAGCTTTGAGGCATGGTTTCATCACG GCTCATTTTGCTCCAGGGAGTGAAAGAAGTTTTGATTTCCGCAAGTATATTCAGAGATCATTAGAAGAAGACTTCAAAACTGTTGTTGAAATCAG TCCGGTTATCTGGTTTGTAGCTGTGCTGTTCCTCTTGACCAACACAAATG GACTACGTTCTTACCTCTGGTTGCCATTCATTCCACTAGTT GTGATTCTAATAGTTGGAACAAAGCTTCAAGTCATTATAACCAAATTGGGTCTAAGAATCCAAGAGAAAGGTGATGTAGTGAGAGGAGCCCCAGTGGTTCAGCCTGGTGATGATCTCTTCTGGTTTGGCCGTCCTCGGTTCATCCTTTTCCTAATACATTTGGTTCTCTTCACG AACGCATTTCAACTTGCCTTCTTTGCCTGGAGTACG TATGAGTTCAATCTCAAGAACTGTTTCCATGAAAGCAATGCAGATGTGGTCATTAGAATTGTTGTTGG AGTTGTTGTACAGATACTTTGCAGCTATGTGACTCTTCCACTCTATGCCCTTGTCACTCAG ATGGGTACTAAGATGAAGCCAACGGTATTCAACGAAAGAGTAGCCACAGCGTTAAAGAAGTGGCATCACACAGCAAAGAAGCAGACAAAACATGGAAGACACTCTGAGTCAACCACACCTTACTCTAGCCGTCCAACCACACCAACTCATGGCTCATCTCCAATCCATCTCCTTCACAACTTCAACCACCGAAGCGTTGAAAGTTTCCCGAACTCTCCTTCTCCTAGATACTCTAGTCATCATGACGACCACCAGTTTTGGGATCCTGAGTCTCAACGCCAAGAAGCTGGACCTTCCTCACATCATTCTCTTGCGCACGAAAGCTCGGAAAAGAAACCTGTTCTTGCGTCCGTGGAACTTCCTCCTATACGGACTAGCAAAAGCTTGAAAGATTTTTCCTTTAAGAGATAG
- the LOC106414769 gene encoding ervatamin-B-like yields MVLRVSYVLVVLTILSMDHRISQATSRVAFQKLSIADYFEQWMIQFSRVYVNSLEKQMRLEVFEKNLEYIENFNTKENKSYKLGVDEFTDQTDEEFLATHTGLSGISAISSSEVVDESMSSWKWNVSNIIGFYATSKDWRLEGAVTPVKNQRSCFGCWAFSAIAAVEGLTKISQGKLVSLSEQQLLDCDKANHGCKGGLMDKAFNYIAQKGITGDDDYPFLEEDGICQFEDEPVIKIRGYQCVPRNNELALREAVSRQPVSVGVAWHLDSIIHYSSGVYDEPYCGINMNHAVTIVGYGTSPEGKDYWLAKNSWGASWGENGYVRLRRDVEWREGMCGLAQYACYPVV; encoded by the exons ATGGTCTTGCGAGTGTCGTATGTTTTGGTGGTTCTAACCATTCTTTCCATGGATCATAGGATCTCTCAAGCCACATCCCGTGTTGCCTTTCAGAAGCTATCCATTGCTGATTACTTCGAACAATGGATGATCCAGTTCTCTCGAGTTTACGTCAATTCACTCGAGAAACAGATGAGGCTGGAAGTGTTCGAGAAAAACTTGGAATACATTGAGAACTTCAATACTAAGGAGAATAAAAGCTACAAACTTGGTGTCGACGAGTTCACGGATCAAACTGACGAGGAGTTCCTAGCCACCCACACCGGTCTCAGTGGCATTAGTGCAATTTCATCATCCGAAGTGGTTGATGAATCGATGTCATCTTGGAAATGGAACGTCAGTAATATCATTGGATTCTATGCCACGAGCAAAGACTGGAGATTGGAAGGAGCTGTAACACCTGTCAAAAACCAAAGAAGTTGTT TTGGTTGTTGGGCGTTCTCGGCGATTGCAGCGGTGGAAGGTCTGACAAAGATTTCCCAAGGAAAGCTCGTATCACTGTCCGAACAGCAACTTCTAGATTGTGACAAAGCTAACCACGGTTGCAAGGGAGGATTAATGGACAAAGCTTTCAACTACATAGCACAAAAAGGAATTACTGGAGATGACGATTACCCTTTCCTAGAGGAAGATGGGATTTGCCAGTTCGAGGATGAACCCGTCATTAAGATCAGAGGTTACCAATGCGTTCCACGCAACAACGAGCTTGCTTTGCGCGAGGCAGTATCGAGACAGCCCGTCTCCGTTGGAGTGGCTTGGCATTTGGACAGTATCATCCATTACTCAAGCGGAGTGTACGATGAGCCTTACTGTGGTATCAACATGAACCATGCGGTGACTATTGTAGGGTACGGGACGAGCCCTGAAGGGAAAGATTATTGGCTGGCTAAGAACTCTTGGGGTGCGAGTTGGGGAGAGAATGGTTACGTTAGACTCCGTAGAGATGTGGAGTGGCGTGAAGGCATGTGTGGTCTGGCTCAGTATGCTTGTTATCCGGTTGTTTGA
- the LOC106415203 gene encoding sugar transport protein 1, with protein sequence MPAGGFVAGDGQKAYPGKLTPFVLFTCVVAAMGGLIFGYDIGISGGVTSMPSFLRRFFPSVYRKQQEDATTNQYCQYDSPKLTLFTSSLYLAALISSLVASTVTRKFGRRLSMLFGGILFCAGALINGFAKHVWMLIVGRILLGFGIGFANQSVPLYLSEMAPYKYRGALNIGFQLSITIGILVAEVLNYFFAKIKGGWGWRLSLGGAVVPALIITLGSLVLPDTPNSMIERGQHEKAKTKLRRIRGVDDVSQEFDDLVAASKESQSIEHPWTNLLRRKYRPHLTMAIMIPFFQQLTGINVIMFYAPVLFNTIGFTTDASLMSAVVTGSVNVAATLVSIYGVDKWGRRFLFLEGGTQMLICQAVVAACIGAKFGVDGTPGELPKWYAIVVVTFICIYVAGFAWSWGPLGWLVPSEIFPLEIRSAAQSITVSVNMIFTFIIAQIFLTMLCHLKFGLFLVFAFFVVVMSIFVYIFLPETKGIPIEEMGQVWRSHWYWSRFVEDGEYGNGLQMGKSSNQGTKHV encoded by the exons ATGCCTGCCGGTGGATTTGTTGCCGGAGATGGCCAAAAGGCTTATCCCGGCAAACTCACTCCCTTTGTTCTCTTCACTTGCGTTGTCGCTGCCATGGGTGGTCTCATCTTCGGATACGATATTGGTATCTCTG GTGGTGTGACGTCGATGCCGTCTTTTCTCCGTCGATTTTTCCCGTCGGTTTACCGTAAACAGCAAGAAGACGCGACAACGAATCAGTACTGTCAATACGATAGTCCTAAGCTTACGCTGTTCACTTCGTCGTTGTATTTGGCAGCGCTAATTTCGTCGCTGGTGGCTTCCACCGTGACGAGGAAGTTCGGACGACGGCTCTCGATGCTCTTCGGCGGTATACTCTTCTGCGCCGGAGCTCTCATCAATGGCTTTGCTAAACACGTTTGGATGCTCATCGTCGGCCGTATCTTGCTTGGTTTTGGTATCGGTTTCGCTAATCAG tCTGTGCCACTATACCTATCTGAAATGGCTCCATACAAATATAGAGGAGCGCTAAACATCGGCTTCCAGCTTTCGATTACTATCGGAATCCTAGTAGCCGAAGTACTCAACTACTTCTTTGCCAAAATCAAAGGCGGCTGGGGATGGCGGCTCAGTCTCGGTGGTGCGGTGGTCCCTGCTCTTATCATAACACTCGGCTCCTTGGTCCTCCCTGACACTCCTAACTCAATGATCGAGCGAGGCCAGCACGAGAAGGCCAAAACCAAGCTCAGAAGAATCCGTGGCGTCGATGACGTCAGCCAAGAGTTTGACGATTTAGTAGCAGCTAGTAAAGAGTCTCAGTCGATAGAGCATCCGTGGACAAACCTCCTCCGCCGTAAGTACCGGCCTCATCTCACCATGGCCATTATGATTCCTTTCTTTCAGCAGCTCACTGGAATCAATGTGATTATGTTTTACGCTCCCGTTTTGTTCAACACCATTGGTTTCACGACCGATGCGTCTCTCATGTCAGCCGTGGTAACTGGCTCGGTTAACGTCGCCGCCACGCTTGTGTCGATCTACGGTGTTGACAAGTGGGGACGTAGGTTTCTCTTTCTTGAAGGCGGTACACAAATGCTAATATGCCAG GCTGTGGTTGCTGCATGCATCGGGGCCAAGTTTGGGGTAGACGGGACCCCTGGTGAGCTACCAAAGTGGTATGCTATAGTGGTTGTAACGTTTATATGCATCTATGTGGCGGGTTTCGCGTGGTCATGGGGTCCGCTAGGGTGGTTAGTACCTAGTGAGATCTTCCCGTTGGAGATAAGGTCGGCGGCGCAGAGTATCACGGTGTCGGTGAACATGATCTTCACGTTTATAATCGCGCAGATTTTCTTGACGATGCTTTGCCATTTGAAATTCGGTTTATTCCTTGTGTTTGCCTTCTTCGTTGTGGTGATGTCGATCTTTGTCTACATATTCTTGCCGGAGACGAAAGGGATTCCGATAGAGGAAATGGGACAAGTGTGGAGGTCACATTGGTATTGGTCAAGGTTTGTGGAGGATGGTGAGTATGGAAATGGGCTTCAGATGGGCAAGAGCAGCAACCAAGGAACTAAacatgtttga